One genomic segment of Mycolicibacterium gilvum includes these proteins:
- a CDS encoding Pls/PosA family non-ribosomal peptide synthetase, protein MDRTPEIPSQFLLSAYAPQPRTLIDILAETARRFPDAPALDDGTVQLTYAELLSDVEDSVAWLGARGIGRGDRIGIRMPSGSYALYVAILATLAAGAAYVPVDADDPQERADLVFTEAGVVAIITERGLVRGPGASRGWRAAAPLSRDDAWIIFTSGSTGTPKGVAVSHRNAAAFVDAEAKMFLQNNPLGPGDRVLAGLSVAFDASCEEMWLAWRHGACLVPAPRSLVRSGMDLGPWLVSRDITVVSTVPTLAALWPAEALESVRLLIFGGEACPPELAERLAAGPDSAGREVWNTYGPTEATVVACAARLDGGSGGQERSDQGNRTAAVSIGLPLPGWDLAVVDKAGEPVAVGEVGELIIGGVGLARYLDPDKDAEKYAPFPTLAWSRAYRSGDLVRLETDGLYFVGRADDQVKVGGRRIELGEVDNALMNLPGVTGAAAAVRRTASSTPLLVGYLAVAPGLETPFDISRARAQLSEALPAALIPRLVVVDELPTRTSGKVDRDALPWPVDSAEKDTADGSDLGGGTLGWLAGVWRDVLAAPIDGPEADFHALGGGSLSAAQLVAALRQRYPQVTVADLYDHPRLGSLAGYLDELDPPAAVETRTVTPVSRLTQAVQVALTVPLAVLTGLQWVVWLAVANNIAAEFSLVDWVSPVSWWWVLAGFLVFVTPPGRMSIAVFGARILVGSLQPGTYARGGSVHLRVWLAERLADASGAENMAGAPWLVYYARALGNRVGSGVDLHSAPPVTGMLTLGHRCSIEPEVDLTGHWIDGDLFHVGPITVGNDATVGARTTLLPGAVVGKNADVAPGSGVIGKVKNGQYWKGSPAVKSGKAKHPWPDHRPPRAPVWVAMYGVTSLLLAALPLTALAAGLAVIGWGVRGTSTVTSAIVPALLWAVPATAAAVLVYATLTVIGVRLLAIGLTEGYHPVRSRPGWQLWATERLMDSARTYLFPVYAGLLTPWWLRLLGATVGKGTEISTALLIPKFTVIEDGAFLADDTMVASYELGGGWIHVARATVGKRAFLGNSGITQPGRRVPDDGLVAVLSATPRKAKAGSSWLGSPPVRLRRRPTAADALRTFHPSVRLKMLRATVEMFRFVPVVVTFTLGIAVLFAIQAAAVHVGWPWAALAAGPVLLAAGAVAGAIAVIAKWLVIGRITAIEHPLWSSFVWRNEVADTFVETVAAPWFARAASGTPVMNLWLRGLGATIGRGVWCETYWLPEADLVTLDDGATVNRGCVVQTHLFHDRIMRMDTVVLEAGATLGPHCVALPAARIGAGATVGPASLVMRGDEVPPSTRWQGNPIAVWNPPRKKRESDPKPKKSAAA, encoded by the coding sequence GTGGATCGAACCCCAGAGATCCCTAGTCAGTTCCTGCTCTCGGCATACGCCCCGCAACCGCGCACCCTGATCGACATCCTGGCCGAGACGGCGCGCCGGTTCCCCGACGCGCCCGCCCTCGACGACGGCACGGTGCAGCTCACCTACGCAGAACTGCTCTCCGACGTCGAGGACAGCGTCGCGTGGCTCGGCGCCCGCGGCATCGGCCGCGGCGACCGTATCGGGATCCGGATGCCGTCGGGCAGCTACGCGCTCTACGTCGCGATCCTGGCCACCCTCGCCGCCGGCGCGGCCTACGTCCCGGTCGACGCCGACGATCCGCAGGAGCGCGCCGATTTGGTGTTCACCGAGGCCGGCGTCGTCGCGATCATCACCGAGCGGGGCCTGGTGCGCGGTCCGGGCGCATCCCGCGGGTGGCGGGCCGCCGCGCCGCTGAGCCGCGACGACGCCTGGATCATCTTCACCTCGGGCTCCACCGGCACCCCGAAGGGCGTCGCGGTCTCGCACCGCAACGCGGCCGCGTTCGTCGACGCCGAGGCGAAGATGTTCCTGCAGAACAACCCGCTCGGCCCGGGGGACCGCGTGCTGGCCGGACTGTCCGTCGCGTTCGACGCGTCGTGCGAGGAGATGTGGCTGGCGTGGCGGCACGGCGCCTGCCTGGTGCCGGCCCCGCGGTCGCTGGTGCGCAGCGGCATGGACCTCGGTCCGTGGCTGGTCTCACGGGACATCACCGTCGTGTCCACGGTCCCGACCCTGGCCGCCCTGTGGCCCGCCGAGGCGCTGGAATCGGTGCGGCTGTTGATCTTCGGCGGTGAGGCCTGCCCGCCCGAGCTGGCCGAGCGCCTCGCCGCCGGACCCGACTCCGCGGGCCGTGAGGTCTGGAACACCTACGGCCCGACCGAGGCGACGGTGGTCGCGTGTGCGGCGAGGCTGGACGGAGGTTCCGGAGGGCAGGAGCGCAGCGACCAGGGAAATAGGACAGCGGCGGTCAGCATCGGCTTGCCGCTGCCCGGCTGGGACCTCGCCGTGGTCGACAAGGCCGGGGAACCGGTCGCGGTCGGCGAGGTCGGCGAACTGATCATCGGCGGCGTCGGACTCGCCCGCTACCTCGACCCGGACAAGGACGCCGAGAAGTACGCGCCGTTCCCGACCCTGGCGTGGAGCCGCGCGTACCGCAGCGGCGACCTCGTGCGGCTGGAGACCGACGGGCTCTACTTCGTCGGCCGCGCCGACGACCAGGTCAAGGTCGGCGGCCGCCGCATCGAGCTCGGCGAGGTCGACAACGCGCTGATGAACCTGCCCGGGGTCACCGGCGCCGCCGCCGCGGTCCGCCGCACCGCCAGCAGCACCCCGCTGCTGGTCGGCTACCTCGCGGTGGCGCCGGGGCTGGAGACGCCGTTCGACATCTCCCGGGCGCGGGCACAGCTGTCCGAAGCGCTGCCCGCCGCGCTGATCCCGCGGCTGGTCGTCGTCGACGAACTCCCGACCCGCACGTCGGGCAAGGTGGACCGCGACGCACTGCCGTGGCCGGTCGACAGCGCCGAGAAGGACACCGCAGACGGTTCCGATCTGGGCGGCGGGACGCTCGGGTGGCTGGCCGGCGTGTGGCGCGACGTGCTGGCCGCCCCGATCGACGGTCCCGAGGCCGACTTCCACGCCCTCGGCGGCGGCTCGCTGTCGGCGGCGCAGCTCGTCGCCGCGCTGCGGCAGCGCTACCCGCAGGTCACCGTCGCCGACCTCTACGACCATCCCCGACTGGGTTCGCTGGCCGGCTACCTCGACGAACTCGATCCGCCCGCGGCGGTCGAGACCCGCACGGTTACGCCGGTCTCCAGGCTGACCCAGGCGGTGCAGGTGGCGCTGACCGTCCCGCTGGCGGTGCTGACCGGCCTGCAGTGGGTGGTCTGGCTGGCGGTCGCCAACAACATCGCCGCCGAGTTCTCTCTGGTCGACTGGGTGTCGCCGGTCAGCTGGTGGTGGGTGCTCGCCGGGTTCCTGGTGTTCGTCACCCCTCCCGGCCGGATGAGCATCGCGGTGTTCGGCGCCCGGATCCTCGTCGGGAGCCTGCAGCCGGGCACCTATGCCCGCGGCGGTTCGGTCCATCTGCGCGTATGGCTGGCCGAGCGGCTCGCGGACGCCAGCGGCGCCGAGAACATGGCCGGGGCACCGTGGCTCGTCTACTACGCCCGCGCGCTCGGCAACAGGGTGGGCAGCGGGGTGGACCTGCACTCCGCGCCGCCGGTGACCGGGATGCTGACGCTCGGGCATCGCTGCTCGATCGAACCCGAGGTCGACCTGACCGGGCACTGGATCGACGGCGACCTGTTCCACGTCGGCCCGATCACCGTCGGCAACGACGCGACCGTCGGCGCCCGCACGACGCTGCTGCCCGGCGCCGTCGTCGGCAAGAACGCCGACGTCGCACCGGGTTCCGGCGTGATCGGCAAGGTCAAGAACGGGCAGTACTGGAAGGGCTCGCCGGCGGTGAAGTCCGGCAAGGCCAAGCACCCGTGGCCCGATCACCGCCCGCCGCGGGCGCCGGTGTGGGTCGCGATGTACGGCGTCACCTCGCTGCTGCTGGCCGCGCTGCCGCTGACCGCGCTCGCGGCCGGGCTGGCCGTGATCGGTTGGGGCGTGCGCGGGACGTCGACGGTGACGTCGGCGATCGTTCCGGCGCTGCTGTGGGCCGTGCCCGCGACGGCAGCCGCGGTGCTGGTGTACGCGACGCTGACGGTCATCGGTGTGCGTCTGCTCGCGATCGGGCTGACCGAGGGCTACCACCCGGTGCGCAGCCGGCCGGGCTGGCAGCTGTGGGCCACCGAGCGTCTGATGGACTCCGCCCGCACCTACCTGTTCCCGGTCTACGCGGGCCTGCTCACCCCGTGGTGGCTGCGGCTGCTCGGCGCGACGGTCGGTAAGGGCACCGAGATCTCGACCGCGCTGCTGATCCCGAAGTTCACCGTCATCGAGGACGGCGCGTTCCTCGCCGACGACACGATGGTCGCGTCCTACGAACTCGGCGGCGGCTGGATCCACGTCGCGCGGGCCACCGTCGGCAAGCGCGCCTTCCTCGGCAACTCGGGCATCACCCAACCCGGGCGCAGGGTTCCCGACGACGGCCTCGTCGCCGTCCTGTCCGCGACACCGCGCAAGGCCAAGGCCGGCTCGTCGTGGCTGGGCAGCCCGCCGGTGCGGTTGCGGCGCCGTCCGACGGCCGCCGACGCGCTGCGCACCTTCCATCCGTCCGTCCGGCTCAAGATGTTGCGCGCCACCGTCGAGATGTTCCGGTTCGTCCCGGTGGTGGTGACGTTCACGCTCGGGATCGCGGTGCTGTTCGCGATCCAGGCGGCGGCGGTGCACGTCGGGTGGCCGTGGGCGGCGCTCGCCGCGGGTCCGGTGCTGCTGGCCGCCGGCGCGGTGGCCGGCGCGATCGCCGTGATCGCCAAATGGCTTGTGATCGGGCGGATCACCGCGATCGAACATCCGCTGTGGTCGTCGTTCGTGTGGCGCAACGAGGTGGCCGACACCTTCGTCGAGACGGTGGCCGCGCCGTGGTTCGCCCGCGCCGCATCGGGTACGCCGGTGATGAACCTCTGGCTGAGGGGCCTGGGCGCGACGATCGGACGCGGTGTGTGGTGTGAGACCTACTGGCTTCCCGAAGCCGACCTGGTGACGCTCGACGACGGGGCCACGGTCAACCGGGGCTGCGTCGTGCAGACCCACCTGTTCCACGACAGGATCATGCGGATGGACACCGTGGTGCTCGAGGCGGGCGCAACGCTCGGACCGCACTGCGTCGCGCTGCCCGCCGCGCGCATCGGCGCCGGGGCGACGGTCGGGCCCGCGTCCCTGGTGATGCGCGGCGACGAGGTGCCGCCGTCGACGAGGTGGCAGGGTAACCCGATCGCGGTGTGGAATCCGCCGCGCAAGAAGCGCGAGTCCGACCCCAAACCCAAGAAGTCTGCGGCCGCGTGA
- a CDS encoding M1 family metallopeptidase, which produces MTARKRVSKKNSSPVIDPYLPEAGNFGYRVSRYELDLEYKTTINRLSGSAAITAVTLAEIKTFTLDLADALSVSKVSVNGKRPAHYRTAAGKLHITLAERLPAGAAMTVGIRYSGNPRPNRTPWGDVGFEELTEGVLVAGQPNGASSWFPCDDHPAAKASFRVQIATESPYFALANGKLLSRRPRAGMTTWVYEQSEPTSTYLITLQIGVYNRHRLSKNGVEIFAVLPDRLRREFAHDFCRQPQMMKLFTKLFGPYPLATGYTVVVTDDDLEIPLEAQGISIFGANHCDGSRKAERLIAHELAHQWFGNSVTVQRWRHIWLHEGFACYAEWLWSEHCGERTAQQWAQHYHHRLKHSPHDLVLADPGPRDMFDDRVYKRGALTLHVLRQRIGDANFFALLKDWTTRYRHSSVVTDDFLGLASQYSDESLRSLWAAWLYSTEVPALDAGS; this is translated from the coding sequence GTGACGGCACGGAAACGGGTGTCCAAGAAGAACTCCTCCCCCGTCATCGACCCGTATCTGCCCGAGGCGGGCAACTTCGGGTACCGGGTGTCGCGCTACGAACTCGACCTGGAGTACAAGACGACCATCAACAGGCTCAGCGGGTCGGCGGCGATCACCGCCGTCACGCTCGCCGAGATCAAGACGTTCACCCTCGATCTCGCCGACGCACTGTCGGTGTCGAAGGTGTCCGTCAACGGCAAGCGGCCGGCCCACTACCGCACTGCGGCAGGCAAACTCCACATCACGCTGGCCGAGCGCCTGCCCGCCGGCGCGGCGATGACCGTCGGGATCCGCTACAGCGGGAACCCGCGCCCCAATCGAACCCCATGGGGCGACGTCGGTTTCGAGGAGCTCACCGAGGGCGTGCTGGTGGCCGGGCAACCCAACGGCGCGTCGTCGTGGTTCCCGTGCGACGACCATCCCGCCGCCAAGGCCAGCTTTCGGGTGCAGATCGCCACCGAGAGCCCGTATTTCGCGCTGGCCAACGGAAAGCTGCTGTCGCGGCGCCCCCGGGCCGGGATGACGACATGGGTCTACGAGCAGTCCGAGCCGACGTCGACGTATCTGATCACGCTGCAGATCGGCGTGTACAACCGGCACCGCCTGTCCAAGAACGGCGTCGAGATCTTCGCGGTCCTGCCCGACCGGTTGCGTCGCGAGTTCGCCCACGACTTCTGCCGCCAGCCCCAGATGATGAAGCTGTTCACCAAACTGTTCGGGCCCTACCCGCTGGCCACCGGCTACACCGTGGTCGTGACCGACGATGATCTCGAAATACCCCTTGAGGCACAAGGGATCTCGATATTCGGTGCCAACCACTGCGACGGCAGTCGCAAGGCCGAGCGGCTGATCGCCCACGAGCTCGCCCACCAGTGGTTCGGCAACTCGGTCACCGTGCAGAGGTGGCGCCACATCTGGCTGCACGAAGGCTTCGCCTGCTACGCCGAGTGGCTGTGGTCGGAGCACTGCGGCGAGCGCACCGCGCAGCAGTGGGCGCAGCACTACCACCACCGGCTCAAGCACTCCCCGCACGATCTGGTGCTCGCCGACCCGGGGCCCCGCGACATGTTCGACGACCGCGTCTACAAGCGCGGCGCGCTGACCCTGCACGTGCTACGGCAGCGCATCGGCGACGCGAATTTCTTTGCGCTGCTGAAGGACTGGACGACCCGGTACCGGCACTCGAGCGTCGTGACCGATGACTTCCTCGGTCTCGCCTCCCAGTATTCCGACGAGTCGCTGCGGTCGTTGTGGGCGGCGTGGCTGTACTCGACGGAGGTTCCGGCGCTGGACGCCGGGTCGTGA
- the galE gene encoding UDP-glucose 4-epimerase GalE, whose amino-acid sequence MSWLITGGAGYIGSHVARAMLEAGRDVVVIDDLSSGFESFVPDGAAFVKGTLLDAALVDDTLTRFDVDGVIHIAGYKYAGESVKRPLHTYEQNVSTTVILLQAMETRGVGQIVFSSSAATFGTPDVDIVDESTPTTPESPYGETKLIGEWLLRDAGRASGLRHTSLRYFNVVGSGAVELFDASPHNLFPLVFDMLFRGETPRINGDDYPTPDGTCVRDYIHVSDLALAHVAAAQRLAAGEPVEPVYNLGSGAGTSVREIMTAMRTVTGVDFEPVVMPRRPGDPARIVAAGDLAARDLGWSNRHSLEEMVASAWRARQHAGDAYPR is encoded by the coding sequence ATGAGCTGGCTGATCACCGGTGGGGCCGGATACATCGGTTCGCACGTGGCCCGCGCGATGCTGGAGGCCGGCCGCGACGTCGTCGTCATCGACGATCTGTCCAGCGGCTTCGAGAGCTTCGTCCCCGACGGCGCCGCCTTCGTCAAGGGCACACTGCTCGACGCGGCGCTCGTCGACGACACCCTGACGCGTTTCGACGTCGACGGGGTGATCCATATCGCGGGCTACAAGTACGCGGGCGAGTCGGTCAAGAGACCGCTGCACACCTACGAGCAGAACGTGTCGACCACGGTGATCCTGCTGCAGGCGATGGAGACCCGCGGCGTCGGTCAGATCGTGTTCTCCTCCAGCGCGGCGACATTCGGCACCCCCGACGTGGACATCGTCGACGAGTCGACCCCGACGACACCGGAATCGCCGTACGGCGAGACGAAGCTGATCGGCGAGTGGCTGCTCCGCGATGCCGGGCGCGCCTCGGGCCTGCGGCACACCAGCCTGCGGTACTTCAACGTCGTCGGGTCCGGGGCGGTGGAACTGTTCGACGCCAGCCCGCACAACCTGTTCCCCCTCGTGTTCGACATGCTGTTCCGCGGTGAGACGCCCCGCATCAACGGCGACGACTACCCGACCCCGGACGGCACCTGCGTGCGTGACTACATCCACGTCAGCGATCTGGCGCTCGCGCACGTCGCCGCGGCGCAACGGCTCGCCGCCGGGGAGCCCGTCGAACCCGTGTACAACCTCGGCAGCGGGGCGGGCACGTCGGTGCGCGAGATCATGACCGCGATGAGGACGGTGACCGGTGTCGACTTCGAACCCGTCGTCATGCCACGCCGGCCCGGAGACCCCGCCCGCATCGTCGCGGCCGGTGACCTTGCGGCCCGCGACCTGGGCTGGAGCAACCGTCATTCCCTGGAGGAGATGGTCGCCTCGGCGTGGCGGGCCCGCCAACACGCCGGAGACGCGTATCCGCGCTAG
- a CDS encoding CAP domain-containing protein, which yields MKLKIAGVFALSTVVVAAVGTSADFTAEADVAAGLHAGVNQLRQSCGAIRQDARLTAAAQRHADDMLRNTNHSHVGSDGSSPHARMTDAGYRGDASTGEIVFWATGSAATADAALAFWMGSPGHRAIILNCAFAAAGFATASDGNRMTAVGDFAGP from the coding sequence ATGAAGCTGAAGATCGCCGGTGTCTTCGCGCTCAGCACGGTCGTCGTCGCGGCCGTCGGCACGAGCGCAGACTTCACGGCGGAGGCCGACGTGGCCGCCGGGTTGCACGCCGGCGTCAACCAGCTTCGTCAATCATGCGGGGCGATCCGCCAGGATGCGCGTCTCACCGCGGCGGCGCAGCGCCACGCCGACGACATGCTCAGGAACACAAACCACAGTCACGTGGGTTCGGACGGCTCATCACCGCATGCACGCATGACGGACGCCGGTTACCGCGGGGACGCCTCCACCGGTGAGATCGTCTTCTGGGCCACAGGCTCCGCCGCGACGGCGGACGCAGCGCTGGCTTTCTGGATGGGCAGTCCCGGACACCGGGCGATCATCTTGAACTGCGCATTCGCCGCAGCCGGTTTCGCGACCGCGTCGGACGGCAACAGGATGACCGCGGTCGGGGACTTCGCGGGCCCGTAG
- a CDS encoding L,D-transpeptidase — translation MRVAVRSALVVGILAANMVVPPWEVRELASWTPQLRIGSLLPAEGATVGVAHPVVITFDNAVVNRLATEQVMRIASDPPMTGTFEWVADNVAHWVPNEFWPAHSTVKLTLGDLPTRTFEIGRAVVGIANLSDHTFTVTIDGVPPSELPAPHHRPYWGLHGVFPASMGRPEYPTPVGVYSVLAKERDVTMDSSSVGIPTDAPDGYLLDVDYAVRFTHRGLFVHSAPWAVNQMGNENGSHGCIGLSTEDAEWYFNTVNVGDPIVVRENGVEVSQAVPR, via the coding sequence ATGCGCGTGGCTGTGCGGAGTGCCCTTGTCGTGGGCATATTGGCTGCGAATATGGTTGTCCCGCCCTGGGAAGTCCGCGAATTGGCCAGCTGGACACCGCAACTCAGGATCGGATCGCTGCTTCCCGCAGAAGGCGCCACCGTGGGCGTGGCCCATCCTGTGGTGATCACCTTCGACAACGCCGTGGTGAACCGGCTCGCCACCGAGCAGGTCATGCGCATCGCCTCGGACCCGCCCATGACCGGCACCTTCGAGTGGGTCGCCGACAACGTGGCGCACTGGGTGCCGAACGAATTCTGGCCGGCGCACAGCACCGTCAAACTGACGCTGGGCGACCTGCCCACCAGGACATTCGAGATCGGCCGGGCCGTCGTCGGCATTGCCAACCTCTCCGACCACACCTTCACCGTGACGATCGACGGCGTGCCACCTTCTGAGCTGCCGGCCCCACACCACCGGCCCTACTGGGGATTGCACGGCGTCTTCCCGGCATCCATGGGGCGACCGGAATACCCGACCCCCGTCGGCGTCTATTCGGTGCTCGCCAAAGAACGTGACGTGACAATGGATTCGAGCAGTGTGGGCATCCCCACCGATGCTCCAGACGGCTACCTGCTCGATGTGGACTACGCCGTCCGTTTCACGCATCGAGGCCTTTTCGTGCACTCGGCGCCGTGGGCTGTGAACCAGATGGGCAATGAGAACGGCAGCCACGGTTGTATCGGACTCAGCACCGAAGACGCCGAGTGGTACTTCAACACCGTCAACGTGGGTGACCCGATCGTGGTGCGAGAGAACGGCGTTGAGGTGTCGCAAGCAGTGCCACGGTAG
- a CDS encoding DNA polymerase III subunit delta': MAGVFSRLVGQDTVEAELIAAARAARGDSVHDDDPAETGTMTHAWLITGPPGSGRSIAALCFAAALQCTSEGRPGCGECRACTTTMAGTHADVRRIIPEGLSIGVDAMRAIVQIASRRPGTGRWQIVVVEDADRLTEGAANALLKVVEEPPPSTVFLLCAPSVDPEDIAITLRSRCRHVALVTPPADAIAQVLIADGLSPDEARWAASVSGGHVGRARRLATDDEARERRKRALGLARDAATPSRAYAAAEELVATAEAEAKALTGDRNEAESEELRTALGAGGTGKGTAGTMRGAAGALKELEKRQKSRQTRASRDALDRALIDLATYFRDALLVSAGATDVVANHPDMADKVAALAAHAPPDKLLRCIEAVLECREALAVNVKPKFAVDAMVGTVGQALRS; encoded by the coding sequence ATGGCCGGAGTTTTCTCACGCCTGGTGGGCCAGGACACAGTCGAGGCGGAGCTGATCGCCGCAGCTAGAGCAGCTCGCGGTGATTCCGTTCACGATGACGACCCCGCTGAGACGGGCACCATGACGCATGCCTGGCTGATCACCGGTCCGCCCGGATCTGGCCGGTCGATCGCGGCGCTGTGCTTCGCGGCGGCGCTGCAGTGCACCTCCGAGGGCAGGCCGGGGTGCGGTGAGTGCCGCGCGTGCACGACGACGATGGCCGGCACCCACGCCGACGTACGGCGGATCATCCCGGAGGGGCTGTCCATCGGCGTCGACGCGATGCGCGCGATCGTGCAGATCGCGTCGCGACGTCCCGGGACGGGCCGCTGGCAGATCGTGGTGGTCGAGGACGCCGATCGATTGACCGAGGGGGCGGCGAACGCGCTGCTGAAGGTCGTCGAGGAGCCGCCGCCGTCGACGGTGTTCCTGCTGTGCGCGCCGTCGGTCGATCCCGAGGACATCGCGATCACGTTGCGCTCGCGGTGCCGTCATGTGGCGCTGGTGACGCCGCCGGCCGATGCGATCGCCCAGGTGCTGATCGCCGACGGACTGTCTCCGGACGAGGCCCGGTGGGCGGCGTCGGTCAGCGGTGGCCACGTCGGACGTGCGCGCCGGCTGGCCACCGACGACGAGGCCCGCGAGCGCAGGAAACGCGCGCTGGGCCTCGCCCGCGACGCGGCGACGCCGTCGCGGGCCTACGCCGCCGCCGAGGAACTGGTGGCCACTGCCGAAGCCGAGGCGAAAGCCCTCACCGGGGACCGCAACGAGGCCGAGTCCGAGGAACTGCGGACCGCGCTGGGCGCCGGAGGCACGGGTAAGGGCACCGCGGGCACCATGCGGGGCGCGGCGGGAGCGCTCAAAGAGCTGGAGAAACGGCAGAAGTCCCGGCAGACGCGGGCGTCGCGCGACGCGCTGGACCGTGCGTTGATCGACCTGGCGACGTATTTCCGGGACGCGCTGCTGGTGTCCGCGGGCGCCACCGATGTGGTCGCCAACCATCCCGACATGGCCGACAAGGTCGCGGCGCTGGCCGCGCACGCACCGCCGGACAAGCTGCTGCGCTGCATCGAGGCCGTGCTGGAATGCCGGGAGGCGCTGGCGGTGAACGTCAAGCCGAAGTTCGCCGTCGACGCGATGGTCGGCACGGTCGGACAGGCGCTGCGCAGCTGA
- a CDS encoding adenylate/guanylate cyclase domain-containing protein, with protein MAADPTETGRISAFVRWVARTPWPVFTLGMLQADIIGALLVLGFLRFGLPPEDRIQLQDLPAYNLAIFLGYLFVSFTVASYLTLRMLIPVMRWQRRDMLLGDRDPSDTEVARMRALKMPFYRSLISATNWLLGSVVFIVASWPVASKSAPVVAVATGLGATATAIIGYLQSERVLRPVAVAALRGGVPENFRAPGVILRQVLTWVLSTGVPVLAIVLALVASKFEVLTAPADRLITTILLLAIVALIIGLSSTVLVAMSIADPLRQLRWALGEVQRGNYNAHMQIYDASELGLLQAGFNDMVRDLAERQRLRDLFGRYVGEDVARRALERGTELGGQERDVAVLFVDLVGSTHLAATIPASEVVSLLNEFFRVVVDTVNRHGGFVNKFQGDAALAIFGAPIEHPDASGAALAASRELHDELINVLGETEFGIGVSAGRAIAGHIGAQARFEYTVIGDPVNEAARLTELAKLEPGHVLASSLAVADALDAEALCWNVGEVVELRGRTAPTQLARPVNLIRPPRVEEKVADDVPSTTR; from the coding sequence ATGGCCGCCGACCCGACCGAGACGGGACGAATCAGTGCATTCGTCCGCTGGGTCGCGCGCACCCCGTGGCCGGTGTTCACGCTCGGCATGCTGCAGGCCGACATCATCGGCGCGCTGCTGGTCCTCGGCTTCCTGCGTTTCGGGCTGCCGCCCGAGGACCGCATCCAGCTTCAGGACCTTCCCGCCTACAACCTGGCCATCTTCCTGGGCTACCTGTTCGTGTCGTTCACCGTCGCGTCCTATCTGACGCTGCGCATGCTCATCCCGGTGATGCGCTGGCAGCGGCGCGACATGCTGCTGGGCGACCGCGACCCCTCCGACACCGAGGTCGCCCGCATGCGGGCCCTGAAGATGCCGTTCTACCGGTCGCTGATCAGCGCGACGAACTGGCTGCTGGGCTCGGTGGTCTTCATCGTCGCGAGCTGGCCGGTGGCCAGCAAGTCCGCACCGGTGGTGGCCGTCGCGACCGGGCTGGGGGCCACCGCGACGGCGATCATCGGCTATCTGCAGTCCGAGCGGGTGCTGCGACCGGTGGCGGTGGCGGCTCTGCGGGGCGGTGTGCCGGAGAATTTCCGGGCCCCCGGCGTGATCCTGCGCCAGGTGCTGACCTGGGTGCTCTCGACCGGCGTGCCGGTGCTCGCGATCGTGCTCGCGCTGGTGGCGAGCAAGTTCGAGGTGCTGACCGCGCCCGCCGACCGGTTGATCACGACGATCCTGCTGCTGGCGATCGTGGCGTTGATCATCGGGTTGTCCAGCACCGTGCTGGTGGCGATGTCGATCGCCGACCCGTTGCGGCAGCTCCGCTGGGCGCTGGGCGAGGTGCAACGCGGCAACTACAACGCCCACATGCAGATCTACGACGCCAGCGAGCTGGGCCTGCTGCAGGCCGGGTTCAACGACATGGTGCGCGATCTTGCCGAACGACAACGCCTGCGCGACCTGTTCGGCCGCTACGTCGGCGAGGACGTCGCACGTCGCGCCCTTGAGCGGGGCACCGAGCTCGGCGGCCAGGAACGCGACGTCGCCGTGCTGTTCGTCGACCTCGTCGGCTCGACACACCTGGCGGCGACCATTCCGGCCTCCGAGGTCGTCAGCCTGCTCAACGAGTTCTTCCGCGTCGTCGTCGACACCGTCAACCGGCACGGAGGCTTCGTCAACAAGTTCCAAGGCGACGCGGCGCTGGCCATCTTCGGCGCGCCGATCGAGCACCCCGACGCGTCGGGCGCCGCGCTGGCCGCATCACGCGAGCTGCACGACGAGCTGATCAATGTGCTCGGTGAGACGGAGTTCGGCATCGGGGTGTCCGCCGGGCGCGCCATCGCCGGCCACATCGGCGCACAGGCCCGTTTCGAGTACACGGTGATCGGCGACCCGGTCAACGAAGCCGCCCGCCTGACCGAGCTCGCCAAACTCGAACCCGGGCACGTGCTGGCGTCCTCGCTCGCGGTCGCCGACGCGCTGGACGCCGAGGCGCTGTGCTGGAACGTCGGCGAGGTCGTCGAGTTGCGCGGACGCACCGCGCCGACGCAGCTGGCCCGCCCGGTGAACCTCATCCGCCCCCCGCGGGTCGAGGAGAAGGTCGCCGACGACGTGCCGAGCACCACCCGCTAG